In Dasypus novemcinctus isolate mDasNov1 chromosome 10, mDasNov1.1.hap2, whole genome shotgun sequence, one DNA window encodes the following:
- the BATF2 gene encoding basic leucine zipper transcriptional factor ATF-like 2 isoform X1 produces the protein MQLCGGPGLLTRTDPEEHQRQLERKQKNRAAAQRSRQRHTDKADALHQQHESLEKHNHALQKEIQALQAELAWWSRTLRAHERLCPAASAACSTPEPPGPGSHGLRGCAEQPGLFQTPASSPPTQQLSPCPQLPDPPGLLRCPLSPALGCRAAVTAPPAQPSPSPVLPPSSEGLPGTSSELGALLPSPLAGPARPQPLWLEHLAVGSSPPSPSPSLGLAHLQNGKHKPVPAFSVAGWQGPGADSSPHPVLAFPLLSPAPVHF, from the exons ATGCAGCTCTGCGGAGGCCCTGGGCTGCTGACCCGGACG GACCCCGAGGAGCACCAGAGGCAGCTggagaggaaacagaagaacCGGGCGGCGGCGCAGCGCAGCCGGCAGAGGCACACGGACAAGGCGGACGCCCTGCACCAG CAGCACGAGTCGCTGGAGAAACACAACCACGCCCTGCAGAAGGAGATCCAGGCGCTGCAGGCGGAGCTGGCGTGGTGGAGCCGGACCCTGCGTGCGCACGAGCGCCTGTGCCCCGCGGCCTCCGCGGCCTGCTCCACTCCGGAGCCCCCCGGGCCCGGGTCCCATGGACTGCGTGGCTGTGCGGAGCAGCCGGGCCTGTTCCAGACCCcagcctcctctccccccactcagcaactctctccctgcccacagcttCCTGATCCCCCCGGCCTCCTCCGGTGCCCACTGTCCCCGGCCCTCGGCTGCCGTGCTGCGGTCACGGCGCCTCCCGCCCAGCCGTCCCCCAGCCCTGTCCTGCCTCCCTCCTCCGAGGGCCTGCCAGGGACCTCCTCGGAGCTCGGCGCCCTCCTGCCCAGCCCTCTAGCCGGACCTGCTCGCCCACAGCCCCTCTGGCTGGAGCACCTCGCCGTGGGCTCCTCGCCCCCCAGCCCCTCGCCTTCTCTGGGGCTTGCACATCTGCAGAATGGGAAGCACAAGCCTGTTCCTGCTTTCTCGGTGGCAGGCTGGCAAGGGCCGGGGGCAGATTCCAGCCCCCACCCTGTGCTGGCCTTCCCTCTGCTCTCCCCTGCTCCTGTCCACTTCTAG
- the BATF2 gene encoding basic leucine zipper transcriptional factor ATF-like 2 isoform X2: MQLCGGPGLLTRTDPEEHQRQLERKQKNRAAAQRSRQRHTDKADALHQHESLEKHNHALQKEIQALQAELAWWSRTLRAHERLCPAASAACSTPEPPGPGSHGLRGCAEQPGLFQTPASSPPTQQLSPCPQLPDPPGLLRCPLSPALGCRAAVTAPPAQPSPSPVLPPSSEGLPGTSSELGALLPSPLAGPARPQPLWLEHLAVGSSPPSPSPSLGLAHLQNGKHKPVPAFSVAGWQGPGADSSPHPVLAFPLLSPAPVHF, encoded by the exons ATGCAGCTCTGCGGAGGCCCTGGGCTGCTGACCCGGACG GACCCCGAGGAGCACCAGAGGCAGCTggagaggaaacagaagaacCGGGCGGCGGCGCAGCGCAGCCGGCAGAGGCACACGGACAAGGCGGACGCCCTGCACCAG CACGAGTCGCTGGAGAAACACAACCACGCCCTGCAGAAGGAGATCCAGGCGCTGCAGGCGGAGCTGGCGTGGTGGAGCCGGACCCTGCGTGCGCACGAGCGCCTGTGCCCCGCGGCCTCCGCGGCCTGCTCCACTCCGGAGCCCCCCGGGCCCGGGTCCCATGGACTGCGTGGCTGTGCGGAGCAGCCGGGCCTGTTCCAGACCCcagcctcctctccccccactcagcaactctctccctgcccacagcttCCTGATCCCCCCGGCCTCCTCCGGTGCCCACTGTCCCCGGCCCTCGGCTGCCGTGCTGCGGTCACGGCGCCTCCCGCCCAGCCGTCCCCCAGCCCTGTCCTGCCTCCCTCCTCCGAGGGCCTGCCAGGGACCTCCTCGGAGCTCGGCGCCCTCCTGCCCAGCCCTCTAGCCGGACCTGCTCGCCCACAGCCCCTCTGGCTGGAGCACCTCGCCGTGGGCTCCTCGCCCCCCAGCCCCTCGCCTTCTCTGGGGCTTGCACATCTGCAGAATGGGAAGCACAAGCCTGTTCCTGCTTTCTCGGTGGCAGGCTGGCAAGGGCCGGGGGCAGATTCCAGCCCCCACCCTGTGCTGGCCTTCCCTCTGCTCTCCCCTGCTCCTGTCCACTTCTAG